From Deltaproteobacteria bacterium, one genomic window encodes:
- a CDS encoding DUF1820 family protein → MKTKSVYRVLFRNQESLYELYARKVGQGALFAFVEVEEILFGNRGGVLVDPSEERLKSEFAGVKRTYIPLQAVVRIDEVEKEGMNKIVSLVAPQGNVTHFPMPPGSLGTKPGKG, encoded by the coding sequence GTGAAAACGAAGTCCGTCTACAGGGTGCTCTTCCGGAACCAGGAGAGCCTGTACGAACTGTACGCGCGGAAGGTGGGCCAGGGGGCGCTGTTCGCCTTCGTCGAGGTCGAGGAGATCCTCTTCGGCAACCGGGGCGGCGTGCTCGTCGACCCGTCGGAGGAGCGGCTGAAGTCCGAGTTCGCCGGCGTCAAGCGCACCTACATCCCGCTGCAGGCCGTGGTTCGCATCGACGAGGTCGAGAAGGAAGGGATGAACAAGATCGTCTCCCTCGTCGCGCCCCAGGGAAACGTGACCCATTTCCCCATGCCGCCCGGGAGCCTTGGAACAAAACCCGGCAAGGGCTGA
- a CDS encoding HAD family phosphatase yields MKNLSLPRPEAVIFDFDGILVDSEPMHHRAFTEVLDPLGMGLPWKEYVEIYMGFDDRDAFREAFRAKGIDLDEANLAKLVAAKSRAFQDGIRDGMTAYPGAVPLIESLRAAGRPLALCSGALRSDIDPILAQLGVARCFDVVVSADDVRRSKPDPESYALAFARLSERYATLLTAPEKSVAVEDTPAGIRSAKGAGLRVLAVTNSYGAGELAEADWITDSLESVRIMG; encoded by the coding sequence ATGAAAAACCTTTCGCTCCCAAGGCCCGAAGCGGTCATCTTCGATTTCGACGGGATTCTCGTCGACAGCGAACCGATGCATCACCGGGCGTTCACCGAGGTTCTCGATCCGCTCGGGATGGGGCTCCCGTGGAAGGAGTACGTCGAGATCTACATGGGGTTCGACGACCGCGACGCGTTCCGGGAGGCGTTCCGGGCGAAAGGGATCGACCTCGACGAGGCAAACCTCGCGAAACTCGTCGCTGCGAAGTCCCGGGCGTTCCAAGACGGCATCCGCGACGGGATGACGGCCTACCCGGGTGCGGTCCCCCTGATCGAATCCCTTCGGGCGGCGGGCCGCCCGCTGGCCCTGTGCAGCGGGGCGCTGCGCTCCGACATCGACCCGATCCTCGCGCAACTGGGCGTCGCCCGCTGCTTCGACGTGGTCGTTTCCGCCGACGACGTGCGCAGGAGCAAGCCCGATCCGGAAAGCTACGCGCTCGCCTTCGCGAGATTGTCGGAGAGGTACGCCACGTTGCTTACGGCCCCGGAAAAATCGGTCGCCGTCGAGGACACCCCCGCCGGGATCCGGTCCGCGAAGGGGGCGGGACTCCGGGTGCTCGCCGTTACCAACAGCTACGGCGCGGGAGAGCTCGCCGAAGCCGACTGGATCACCGATTCGCTGGAGAGCGTCCGCATCATGGGATGA
- the infA gene encoding translation initiation factor IF-1 has translation MAKDDLANLEGTVTEARGGGNFVVKLENGHTLTAKLGGAMRRFRIRVISGDRVTIGVSPYDPTHGLILYRHKN, from the coding sequence TTGGCAAAGGACGATCTGGCGAATCTCGAAGGAACCGTGACCGAGGCCCGCGGCGGCGGAAATTTCGTCGTCAAGCTCGAAAACGGCCATACGCTCACGGCGAAGCTCGGCGGCGCCATGCGCCGGTTCAGGATCCGCGTCATCTCGGGGGACCGCGTGACGATCGGCGTCTCCCCCTACGACCCGACCCACGGCCTCATCCTCTACCGCCACAAGAACTGA